A DNA window from Setaria viridis chromosome 2, Setaria_viridis_v4.0, whole genome shotgun sequence contains the following coding sequences:
- the LOC117845080 gene encoding kinesin-like protein KIN-7I isoform X3 → MERIHVAVRSRPLSPEDARSSPWRISGNTIAHSAQSFTRFEFDRIFGEECRTAEVYETRTKRIVDSVVRGFNGTVFAYGQTNSGKTHTMRGSTNEPGIIPLAVQDLFQRIEEHMDREFLVRMSYMEIYNEDINDLLVPEHRKLQIHESSEKGIFVAGLREEIVTCAEQVMDFMSFGESHRHIGETNMNLYSSRSHTIFRMVIESREKGDDNEVEDSCDAVRVSVLNLVDLAGSERAAKTGAEGVRLKEGSHINKSLMTLGTVIKKLSEGIDGQGGHVPYRDSKLTRILQPALGGNSNTAIICNITLAQVHADETKSSLQFASRALRVTNCACVNEILTDAALLKRQKKEIEELRAKLRNSQSDHWGEEILNLRNTLLQSELEKERIALELEEEKKAKEQRDRRLIEQAKKIENLSSLVLNSERDDRSTAFSKDKRRVTWCPGPNTRQIGIEVLGPAAEGRASSTVRNERNMGIPPRFEELMQGSYASNDEPSSGACSSSDISKDSEDVSLPDSHALLHVTRRKPNTMKKSDQEQFGGTTGELVIPQDPCDGNDALQSQESTASCVVSSLSARESEAIFVIKQLQDQIKLLEAEKSSIQTNLDDVLELATQQKTSFSEKYEELQQNALAAQEQAKVANEKLSTLSANVKSNQEVAYGFLSNVLMETRGITLETDQLGNSVDSALSFIDELCQNLLTMGQGILEVKHSAHEDITQIGSMIMDYEKLLACLMEKVCKLESEKKLLEEQSQDQQNEIDKLKSSLESCEKAIDDCTLQHELEKDSILSDLLNLQKEVSTLSSSSLMKEKESIRKELDRTKAKLRETENKLKNSIQEKIKLQSEKAEAHKEVKKLQSQRTLLERDLRKRDSVTVDKRHELNSMPQELAEVFDQAVQMQEEYQKLEVHAFNMETEISSLQEALTTSIAEKDEALSKVELMTSELEDLANKLNSSESERNSLSDEIALLTKKSIASESILKRLEASFNSVSREKEDMGMQLTDALLDMESEKSIWTAKERAYLETNQRLNICLDENRKLSEDLIKVRQELVCCREQCRTLEEKLALSLEGDMNEKGIKCCEACKGSDQAVEKGRTIDGAIGENKQLLMITEERNSLLSETQQMRLIVNEAEVLKENCNIKLIHAKATVDELSSRISVMEVNMKNDAVAHNKEKTKLRMQIRWLEPQLEAHRGQLKEAVDEMRIMDAKYQEASTMLKKELSQSCREVLRLREMLKESQGTRN, encoded by the exons ATGGAGCGGATCCACGTCGCCGTGCGCTCGCGGCCGCTCTCCCCGGAGGACGCGCGGAGCAGCCCGTGGAGGATCTCCGGCAACACCATTGCACACTCCGCACAGTCCTTCACCCGCTTCGAATTTG ACAGGATATTCGGCGAGGAATGCCGCACCGCCGAGGTCTACGAGACTCGCACCAAGCGCATCGTCGATTCCGTGGTCCGAGGGTTCAATG GCACTGTTTTTGCATATGGTCAAACTAATAGTGGGAAGACCCACACGATGAGAGGATCCACCAATGAACCTGGAATAATACCACTTGCAGTTCAAGACTTATTCCAGCGCATTGAAGAG CATATGGACAGAGAATTTCTTGTCCGGATGTCTTATATGGAAATTTACAATGAAGACATTAATGACCTTCTTGTGCCAGAACATCGGAAGTTGCAGATTCATGAGAGTAGTGAG AAAGGAATATTTGTTGCTGGTTTAAGAGAAGAGATTGTTACATGCGCGGAGCAGGTCATGGATTTTATGTCTTTTGGAGAAT CTCACCGGCATATTGGAGAGACAAACATGAATCTTTACAGCAGCCGTTCTCACACTATATTTCGCATG GTAATTGAGAGCAGAGAAAAAGGTGACGACAATGAAGTTGAAGATTCTTGTGATGCTGTACGAGTATCCGTATTG AACCTTGTCGACTTAGCTGGCTCAGAACGAGCTGCAAAGACTGGTGCAGAGGGTGTGAGGCTTAAGGAGGGTTCTCATATTAACAAAAGTCTCATGACTCTTGGTACGGTTATAAAGAAACTTAGTGAAGGCATAGATGGTCAAGG CGGACATGTCCCGTACCGTGACAGTAAACTGACAAGGATATTGCAGCCTGCTCTGGGTGGAAATTCTAACACAGCTATCATCTGTAATATAACACTTGCACAG GTCCATGCTGATGAGACAAAAAGCAGCTTGCAATTTGCAAGTAGAGCATTGCGTGTAACAAATTGTGCATGCGTTAATGAG ATTTTGACAGATGCCGCGTTATTAAAACGCCAGAAGAAAGAAATAGAGGAGCTCCGTGCAAAACTTAGG AACTCTCAAAGTGATCATTGGGGCGAAGAAATTCTGAATTTGCGGAACACGCTACTGCAG AGTGAACTGGAAAAGGAAAGAATTGCTTTAGAGttggaggaagaaaagaaagctaAAGAGCAGCGTGACAGACGCTTGATTGAACAGGCAAAGAAAATTGAGAATCTTAGTTCATTGGTATTAAATTCAGAGAGAGATGACAGGAGTACTGCTTTTAGTAAG GACAAAAGAAGGGTAACATGGTGTCCTGGACCAAACACAAGGCAAATTGGTATTGAG GTTTTAGGACCAGCTGCAGAAGGTCGTGCAAGCAGCACAGTTAGAAATGAACGCAATATGGGAATACCGCCGCGTTTTGAAGAGTTAATGCAAGGAAGCTATGCAAGTAATGATGAGCCTAGTTCTGGCGCTTGCTCATCTAGTGATATATCCAAAGACAGTGAAGATGTTTCTCTTCCTGACTCACATGCTTTGCTGCATGTTACCCGAAGAAAGCCAAATACAATG AAGAAATCAGATCAGGAGCAATTCGGGGGGACAACTGGTGAACTAGTAATACCCCAGGACCCTTGTGATGGGAATGATGCTCTGCAAAGTCAGGAAAGCACTGCGTCTTGTGTAGTTAGTAGCTTATCTGCTCGAGAGTCCGAAGCCATTTTTGTCATTAAACAACTTCAAGATCAG ATCAAGTTGTTGGAGGCAGAGAAGAGTTCTATTCAAACTAATTTGGATGATGTTCTTGAGTTGGCAACTCAACAGAAGACCTCGTTCAGTGAGAAGTATGAAGAG CTTCAGCAGAATGCTCTAGCCGCACAAGAACAAGCAAAGGTTGCTAACGAGAAGCTCTCCACACTGTCTGCTAATGTAAAATCCAACCAG GAAGTAGCATACGGATTCCTCAGTAATGTATTGATGGAGACTCGAGGAATAACTTTGGAGACAGATCAGTTGGGAAACTCAGTTGATAGTGCTCTTTCTTTTATTGATGAACTTTGTCAGAATCTCTTGACTATGGGACAAGGCATTCTT GAAGTAAAGCACTCAGCTCATGAAGATATTACACAGATCGGTTCTATGATTATGGATTATGAGAAACTGTTGGCCTGTTTGATGGAAAAAGTCTGCAAACTTGAATCAGAGAAG AAACTATTAGAGGAACAATCCCAAGATCAACAAAATGAAATTGATAAACTGAAGTCCAGTCTGGAAAGCTGTGAGAAGGCCATAGAT GACTGTACTCTTCAACATGAACTGGAGAAGGACAGCATTCTCTCAGATCTCCTAAACCTCCAAAAGGAAGTATCGACCttgtcatcatcttctttgATGAAAGAAAAGGAATCTATCCGAAAGGAACTTGATAGGACTAAAGCAAAGTTAAGAGAGACTGAGAACAAACTTAAGAATTCCATTCAGGAGAAAATAAAACTTCAG AGTGAAAAAGCAGAGGCCCACAAAGAAGTTAAGAAATTGCAAAGCCAGAGAACTTTGCTTGAACGTGATTTACGGAAACGTGACTCAGTCACTGTTGACAAAAGGCATGAGCTGAATTCCATGCCACAGGAACTCGCTGAAGTTTTTGATCAAGCTGTCCAGATGCAG GAGGAGTATCAAAAGCTTGAGGTGCATGCTTTTAATATGGAGACGGAAATTTCTTCTTTACAAGAAGCTTTAACTACTTCAATCGCTGAAAAGGATGAAGCATTGTCTAAAGTGGAGCTTATGACATCAGAACTAGAAGATCTTGCGAATAAATTGAATTCATCTGAATCAGAGAGGAACTCATTAAGCGATGAGATTGCACTTCTG ACCAAAAAATCAATTGCGTCCGAATCTATTCTTAAAAGATTGGAGGCTTCTTTCAATTCTGTATCAAGGGAAAAGGAAGATATGGGAATG CAACTTACTGATGCCCTTCTGGACATGGAGTCTGAAAAATCAATTTGGACAGCAAAGGAGAGGGCATATCTAGAAACTAATCAGAGATTGAATATTTGCCTGGATGAGAACCGCAAACTTTCAGAAGATTTGATTAAG GTGAGGCAAGAGCTGGTGTGTTGTAGAGAACAGTGCAGAACTCTGGAGGAAAAACTGGCTCTTTCCCTGGAGGGTGACATGAATGAGAAAGGAATAAAATGCTG CGAGGCTTGTAAAGGATCCGACCAAGCTGTGGAGAAAGGAAGAACCATTGATGGTGCTATAGGTGAAAAT AAACAACTTTTGATGATTACCGAAGAGCGTAATAGTTTACTTTCTGAGACACAGCAGATGAGGTTAATCGTCAATGAAGCAGAGGTTTTGAAAGAGAATTGTAACATAAAG TTAATACATGCCAAAGCTACAGTAGATGAGTTGAGCTCTAGGATATCTGTCATGGAAGTCAATATGAAAAAT GATGCTGTGGCTCATAACAAAGAGAAGACAAAGCTTCGCATGCAGATTCGGTGGCTGGAACCACAACTTGAAGCCCATCGCGGACAGCTCAAAGAAGCGGTGGATGAGATGAGGATCATGGACGCCAAATACCAAGAGGCATCCACCATGCTGAAGAAGGAGCTTTCTCAGAGCTGCCGCGAAGTTCTGAGGTTGAGAGAAATGCTTAAAGAATCACAGGGCACTCGAAACTGA
- the LOC117845080 gene encoding kinesin-like protein KIN-7I isoform X1 — MERIHVAVRSRPLSPEDARSSPWRISGNTIAHSAQSFTRFEFDRIFGEECRTAEVYETRTKRIVDSVVRGFNGTVFAYGQTNSGKTHTMRGSTNEPGIIPLAVQDLFQRIEEHMDREFLVRMSYMEIYNEDINDLLVPEHRKLQIHESSEKGIFVAGLREEIVTCAEQVMDFMSFGESHRHIGETNMNLYSSRSHTIFRMVIESREKGDDNEVEDSCDAVRVSVLNLVDLAGSERAAKTGAEGVRLKEGSHINKSLMTLGTVIKKLSEGIDGQGGHVPYRDSKLTRILQPALGGNSNTAIICNITLAQVHADETKSSLQFASRALRVTNCACVNEILTDAALLKRQKKEIEELRAKLRNSQSDHWGEEILNLRNTLLQSELEKERIALELEEEKKAKEQRDRRLIEQAKKIENLSSLVLNSERDDRSTAFSKDKRRVTWCPGPNTRQIGIEVLGPAAEGRASSTVRNERNMGIPPRFEELMQGSYASNDEPSSGACSSSDISKDSEDVSLPDSHALLHVTRRKPNTMKKSDQEQFGGTTGELVIPQDPCDGNDALQSQESTASCVVSSLSARESEAIFVIKQLQDQIKLLEAEKSSIQTNLDDVLELATQQKTSFSEKYEELQQNALAAQEQAKVANEKLSTLSANVKSNQEVAYGFLSNVLMETRGITLETDQLGNSVDSALSFIDELCQNLLTMGQGILEVKHSAHEDITQIGSMIMDYEKLLACLMEKVCKLESEKKLLEEQSQDQQNEIDKLKSSLESCEKAIDDCTLQHELEKDSILSDLLNLQKEVSTLSSSSLMKEKESIRKELDRTKAKLRETENKLKNSIQEKIKLQSEKAEAHKEVKKLQSQRTLLERDLRKRDSVTVDKRHELNSMPQELAEVFDQAVQMQEEYQKLEVHAFNMETEISSLQEALTTSIAEKDEALSKVELMTSELEDLANKLNSSESERNSLSDEIALLTKKSIASESILKRLEASFNSVSREKEDMGMQLTDALLDMESEKSIWTAKERAYLETNQRLNICLDENRKLSEDLIKVRQELVCCREQCRTLEEKLALSLEGDMNEKGIKCCEACKGSDQAVEKGRTIDGAIGENELQKQLLMITEERNSLLSETQQMRLIVNEAEVLKENCNIKLIHAKATVDELSSRISVMEVNMKNDAVAHNKEKTKLRMQIRWLEPQLEAHRGQLKEAVDEMRIMDAKYQEASTMLKKELSQSCREVLRLREMLKESQGTRN; from the exons ATGGAGCGGATCCACGTCGCCGTGCGCTCGCGGCCGCTCTCCCCGGAGGACGCGCGGAGCAGCCCGTGGAGGATCTCCGGCAACACCATTGCACACTCCGCACAGTCCTTCACCCGCTTCGAATTTG ACAGGATATTCGGCGAGGAATGCCGCACCGCCGAGGTCTACGAGACTCGCACCAAGCGCATCGTCGATTCCGTGGTCCGAGGGTTCAATG GCACTGTTTTTGCATATGGTCAAACTAATAGTGGGAAGACCCACACGATGAGAGGATCCACCAATGAACCTGGAATAATACCACTTGCAGTTCAAGACTTATTCCAGCGCATTGAAGAG CATATGGACAGAGAATTTCTTGTCCGGATGTCTTATATGGAAATTTACAATGAAGACATTAATGACCTTCTTGTGCCAGAACATCGGAAGTTGCAGATTCATGAGAGTAGTGAG AAAGGAATATTTGTTGCTGGTTTAAGAGAAGAGATTGTTACATGCGCGGAGCAGGTCATGGATTTTATGTCTTTTGGAGAAT CTCACCGGCATATTGGAGAGACAAACATGAATCTTTACAGCAGCCGTTCTCACACTATATTTCGCATG GTAATTGAGAGCAGAGAAAAAGGTGACGACAATGAAGTTGAAGATTCTTGTGATGCTGTACGAGTATCCGTATTG AACCTTGTCGACTTAGCTGGCTCAGAACGAGCTGCAAAGACTGGTGCAGAGGGTGTGAGGCTTAAGGAGGGTTCTCATATTAACAAAAGTCTCATGACTCTTGGTACGGTTATAAAGAAACTTAGTGAAGGCATAGATGGTCAAGG CGGACATGTCCCGTACCGTGACAGTAAACTGACAAGGATATTGCAGCCTGCTCTGGGTGGAAATTCTAACACAGCTATCATCTGTAATATAACACTTGCACAG GTCCATGCTGATGAGACAAAAAGCAGCTTGCAATTTGCAAGTAGAGCATTGCGTGTAACAAATTGTGCATGCGTTAATGAG ATTTTGACAGATGCCGCGTTATTAAAACGCCAGAAGAAAGAAATAGAGGAGCTCCGTGCAAAACTTAGG AACTCTCAAAGTGATCATTGGGGCGAAGAAATTCTGAATTTGCGGAACACGCTACTGCAG AGTGAACTGGAAAAGGAAAGAATTGCTTTAGAGttggaggaagaaaagaaagctaAAGAGCAGCGTGACAGACGCTTGATTGAACAGGCAAAGAAAATTGAGAATCTTAGTTCATTGGTATTAAATTCAGAGAGAGATGACAGGAGTACTGCTTTTAGTAAG GACAAAAGAAGGGTAACATGGTGTCCTGGACCAAACACAAGGCAAATTGGTATTGAG GTTTTAGGACCAGCTGCAGAAGGTCGTGCAAGCAGCACAGTTAGAAATGAACGCAATATGGGAATACCGCCGCGTTTTGAAGAGTTAATGCAAGGAAGCTATGCAAGTAATGATGAGCCTAGTTCTGGCGCTTGCTCATCTAGTGATATATCCAAAGACAGTGAAGATGTTTCTCTTCCTGACTCACATGCTTTGCTGCATGTTACCCGAAGAAAGCCAAATACAATG AAGAAATCAGATCAGGAGCAATTCGGGGGGACAACTGGTGAACTAGTAATACCCCAGGACCCTTGTGATGGGAATGATGCTCTGCAAAGTCAGGAAAGCACTGCGTCTTGTGTAGTTAGTAGCTTATCTGCTCGAGAGTCCGAAGCCATTTTTGTCATTAAACAACTTCAAGATCAG ATCAAGTTGTTGGAGGCAGAGAAGAGTTCTATTCAAACTAATTTGGATGATGTTCTTGAGTTGGCAACTCAACAGAAGACCTCGTTCAGTGAGAAGTATGAAGAG CTTCAGCAGAATGCTCTAGCCGCACAAGAACAAGCAAAGGTTGCTAACGAGAAGCTCTCCACACTGTCTGCTAATGTAAAATCCAACCAG GAAGTAGCATACGGATTCCTCAGTAATGTATTGATGGAGACTCGAGGAATAACTTTGGAGACAGATCAGTTGGGAAACTCAGTTGATAGTGCTCTTTCTTTTATTGATGAACTTTGTCAGAATCTCTTGACTATGGGACAAGGCATTCTT GAAGTAAAGCACTCAGCTCATGAAGATATTACACAGATCGGTTCTATGATTATGGATTATGAGAAACTGTTGGCCTGTTTGATGGAAAAAGTCTGCAAACTTGAATCAGAGAAG AAACTATTAGAGGAACAATCCCAAGATCAACAAAATGAAATTGATAAACTGAAGTCCAGTCTGGAAAGCTGTGAGAAGGCCATAGAT GACTGTACTCTTCAACATGAACTGGAGAAGGACAGCATTCTCTCAGATCTCCTAAACCTCCAAAAGGAAGTATCGACCttgtcatcatcttctttgATGAAAGAAAAGGAATCTATCCGAAAGGAACTTGATAGGACTAAAGCAAAGTTAAGAGAGACTGAGAACAAACTTAAGAATTCCATTCAGGAGAAAATAAAACTTCAG AGTGAAAAAGCAGAGGCCCACAAAGAAGTTAAGAAATTGCAAAGCCAGAGAACTTTGCTTGAACGTGATTTACGGAAACGTGACTCAGTCACTGTTGACAAAAGGCATGAGCTGAATTCCATGCCACAGGAACTCGCTGAAGTTTTTGATCAAGCTGTCCAGATGCAG GAGGAGTATCAAAAGCTTGAGGTGCATGCTTTTAATATGGAGACGGAAATTTCTTCTTTACAAGAAGCTTTAACTACTTCAATCGCTGAAAAGGATGAAGCATTGTCTAAAGTGGAGCTTATGACATCAGAACTAGAAGATCTTGCGAATAAATTGAATTCATCTGAATCAGAGAGGAACTCATTAAGCGATGAGATTGCACTTCTG ACCAAAAAATCAATTGCGTCCGAATCTATTCTTAAAAGATTGGAGGCTTCTTTCAATTCTGTATCAAGGGAAAAGGAAGATATGGGAATG CAACTTACTGATGCCCTTCTGGACATGGAGTCTGAAAAATCAATTTGGACAGCAAAGGAGAGGGCATATCTAGAAACTAATCAGAGATTGAATATTTGCCTGGATGAGAACCGCAAACTTTCAGAAGATTTGATTAAG GTGAGGCAAGAGCTGGTGTGTTGTAGAGAACAGTGCAGAACTCTGGAGGAAAAACTGGCTCTTTCCCTGGAGGGTGACATGAATGAGAAAGGAATAAAATGCTG CGAGGCTTGTAAAGGATCCGACCAAGCTGTGGAGAAAGGAAGAACCATTGATGGTGCTATAGGTGAAAAT GAACTTCAGAAACAACTTTTGATGATTACCGAAGAGCGTAATAGTTTACTTTCTGAGACACAGCAGATGAGGTTAATCGTCAATGAAGCAGAGGTTTTGAAAGAGAATTGTAACATAAAG TTAATACATGCCAAAGCTACAGTAGATGAGTTGAGCTCTAGGATATCTGTCATGGAAGTCAATATGAAAAAT GATGCTGTGGCTCATAACAAAGAGAAGACAAAGCTTCGCATGCAGATTCGGTGGCTGGAACCACAACTTGAAGCCCATCGCGGACAGCTCAAAGAAGCGGTGGATGAGATGAGGATCATGGACGCCAAATACCAAGAGGCATCCACCATGCTGAAGAAGGAGCTTTCTCAGAGCTGCCGCGAAGTTCTGAGGTTGAGAGAAATGCTTAAAGAATCACAGGGCACTCGAAACTGA
- the LOC117845080 gene encoding kinesin-like protein KIN-7I isoform X2: protein MERIHVAVRSRPLSPEDARSSPWRISGNTIAHSAQSFTRFEFDRIFGEECRTAEVYETRTKRIVDSVVRGFNGTVFAYGQTNSGKTHTMRGSTNEPGIIPLAVQDLFQRIEEHMDREFLVRMSYMEIYNEDINDLLVPEHRKLQIHESSEKGIFVAGLREEIVTCAEQVMDFMSFGESHRHIGETNMNLYSSRSHTIFRMVIESREKGDDNEVEDSCDAVRVSVLNLVDLAGSERAAKTGAEGVRLKEGSHINKSLMTLGTVIKKLSEGIDGQGGHVPYRDSKLTRILQPALGGNSNTAIICNITLAQVHADETKSSLQFASRALRVTNCACVNEILTDAALLKRQKKEIEELRAKLRNSQSDHWGEEILNLRNTLLQSELEKERIALELEEEKKAKEQRDRRLIEQAKKIENLSSLVLNSERDDRSTAFSKDKRRVTWCPGPNTRQIGIEVLGPAAEGRASSTVRNERNMGIPPRFEELMQGSYASNDEPSSGACSSSDISKDSEDVSLPDSHALLHVTRRKPNTMKSDQEQFGGTTGELVIPQDPCDGNDALQSQESTASCVVSSLSARESEAIFVIKQLQDQIKLLEAEKSSIQTNLDDVLELATQQKTSFSEKYEELQQNALAAQEQAKVANEKLSTLSANVKSNQEVAYGFLSNVLMETRGITLETDQLGNSVDSALSFIDELCQNLLTMGQGILEVKHSAHEDITQIGSMIMDYEKLLACLMEKVCKLESEKKLLEEQSQDQQNEIDKLKSSLESCEKAIDDCTLQHELEKDSILSDLLNLQKEVSTLSSSSLMKEKESIRKELDRTKAKLRETENKLKNSIQEKIKLQSEKAEAHKEVKKLQSQRTLLERDLRKRDSVTVDKRHELNSMPQELAEVFDQAVQMQEEYQKLEVHAFNMETEISSLQEALTTSIAEKDEALSKVELMTSELEDLANKLNSSESERNSLSDEIALLTKKSIASESILKRLEASFNSVSREKEDMGMQLTDALLDMESEKSIWTAKERAYLETNQRLNICLDENRKLSEDLIKVRQELVCCREQCRTLEEKLALSLEGDMNEKGIKCCEACKGSDQAVEKGRTIDGAIGENELQKQLLMITEERNSLLSETQQMRLIVNEAEVLKENCNIKLIHAKATVDELSSRISVMEVNMKNDAVAHNKEKTKLRMQIRWLEPQLEAHRGQLKEAVDEMRIMDAKYQEASTMLKKELSQSCREVLRLREMLKESQGTRN, encoded by the exons ATGGAGCGGATCCACGTCGCCGTGCGCTCGCGGCCGCTCTCCCCGGAGGACGCGCGGAGCAGCCCGTGGAGGATCTCCGGCAACACCATTGCACACTCCGCACAGTCCTTCACCCGCTTCGAATTTG ACAGGATATTCGGCGAGGAATGCCGCACCGCCGAGGTCTACGAGACTCGCACCAAGCGCATCGTCGATTCCGTGGTCCGAGGGTTCAATG GCACTGTTTTTGCATATGGTCAAACTAATAGTGGGAAGACCCACACGATGAGAGGATCCACCAATGAACCTGGAATAATACCACTTGCAGTTCAAGACTTATTCCAGCGCATTGAAGAG CATATGGACAGAGAATTTCTTGTCCGGATGTCTTATATGGAAATTTACAATGAAGACATTAATGACCTTCTTGTGCCAGAACATCGGAAGTTGCAGATTCATGAGAGTAGTGAG AAAGGAATATTTGTTGCTGGTTTAAGAGAAGAGATTGTTACATGCGCGGAGCAGGTCATGGATTTTATGTCTTTTGGAGAAT CTCACCGGCATATTGGAGAGACAAACATGAATCTTTACAGCAGCCGTTCTCACACTATATTTCGCATG GTAATTGAGAGCAGAGAAAAAGGTGACGACAATGAAGTTGAAGATTCTTGTGATGCTGTACGAGTATCCGTATTG AACCTTGTCGACTTAGCTGGCTCAGAACGAGCTGCAAAGACTGGTGCAGAGGGTGTGAGGCTTAAGGAGGGTTCTCATATTAACAAAAGTCTCATGACTCTTGGTACGGTTATAAAGAAACTTAGTGAAGGCATAGATGGTCAAGG CGGACATGTCCCGTACCGTGACAGTAAACTGACAAGGATATTGCAGCCTGCTCTGGGTGGAAATTCTAACACAGCTATCATCTGTAATATAACACTTGCACAG GTCCATGCTGATGAGACAAAAAGCAGCTTGCAATTTGCAAGTAGAGCATTGCGTGTAACAAATTGTGCATGCGTTAATGAG ATTTTGACAGATGCCGCGTTATTAAAACGCCAGAAGAAAGAAATAGAGGAGCTCCGTGCAAAACTTAGG AACTCTCAAAGTGATCATTGGGGCGAAGAAATTCTGAATTTGCGGAACACGCTACTGCAG AGTGAACTGGAAAAGGAAAGAATTGCTTTAGAGttggaggaagaaaagaaagctaAAGAGCAGCGTGACAGACGCTTGATTGAACAGGCAAAGAAAATTGAGAATCTTAGTTCATTGGTATTAAATTCAGAGAGAGATGACAGGAGTACTGCTTTTAGTAAG GACAAAAGAAGGGTAACATGGTGTCCTGGACCAAACACAAGGCAAATTGGTATTGAG GTTTTAGGACCAGCTGCAGAAGGTCGTGCAAGCAGCACAGTTAGAAATGAACGCAATATGGGAATACCGCCGCGTTTTGAAGAGTTAATGCAAGGAAGCTATGCAAGTAATGATGAGCCTAGTTCTGGCGCTTGCTCATCTAGTGATATATCCAAAGACAGTGAAGATGTTTCTCTTCCTGACTCACATGCTTTGCTGCATGTTACCCGAAGAAAGCCAAATACAATG AAATCAGATCAGGAGCAATTCGGGGGGACAACTGGTGAACTAGTAATACCCCAGGACCCTTGTGATGGGAATGATGCTCTGCAAAGTCAGGAAAGCACTGCGTCTTGTGTAGTTAGTAGCTTATCTGCTCGAGAGTCCGAAGCCATTTTTGTCATTAAACAACTTCAAGATCAG ATCAAGTTGTTGGAGGCAGAGAAGAGTTCTATTCAAACTAATTTGGATGATGTTCTTGAGTTGGCAACTCAACAGAAGACCTCGTTCAGTGAGAAGTATGAAGAG CTTCAGCAGAATGCTCTAGCCGCACAAGAACAAGCAAAGGTTGCTAACGAGAAGCTCTCCACACTGTCTGCTAATGTAAAATCCAACCAG GAAGTAGCATACGGATTCCTCAGTAATGTATTGATGGAGACTCGAGGAATAACTTTGGAGACAGATCAGTTGGGAAACTCAGTTGATAGTGCTCTTTCTTTTATTGATGAACTTTGTCAGAATCTCTTGACTATGGGACAAGGCATTCTT GAAGTAAAGCACTCAGCTCATGAAGATATTACACAGATCGGTTCTATGATTATGGATTATGAGAAACTGTTGGCCTGTTTGATGGAAAAAGTCTGCAAACTTGAATCAGAGAAG AAACTATTAGAGGAACAATCCCAAGATCAACAAAATGAAATTGATAAACTGAAGTCCAGTCTGGAAAGCTGTGAGAAGGCCATAGAT GACTGTACTCTTCAACATGAACTGGAGAAGGACAGCATTCTCTCAGATCTCCTAAACCTCCAAAAGGAAGTATCGACCttgtcatcatcttctttgATGAAAGAAAAGGAATCTATCCGAAAGGAACTTGATAGGACTAAAGCAAAGTTAAGAGAGACTGAGAACAAACTTAAGAATTCCATTCAGGAGAAAATAAAACTTCAG AGTGAAAAAGCAGAGGCCCACAAAGAAGTTAAGAAATTGCAAAGCCAGAGAACTTTGCTTGAACGTGATTTACGGAAACGTGACTCAGTCACTGTTGACAAAAGGCATGAGCTGAATTCCATGCCACAGGAACTCGCTGAAGTTTTTGATCAAGCTGTCCAGATGCAG GAGGAGTATCAAAAGCTTGAGGTGCATGCTTTTAATATGGAGACGGAAATTTCTTCTTTACAAGAAGCTTTAACTACTTCAATCGCTGAAAAGGATGAAGCATTGTCTAAAGTGGAGCTTATGACATCAGAACTAGAAGATCTTGCGAATAAATTGAATTCATCTGAATCAGAGAGGAACTCATTAAGCGATGAGATTGCACTTCTG ACCAAAAAATCAATTGCGTCCGAATCTATTCTTAAAAGATTGGAGGCTTCTTTCAATTCTGTATCAAGGGAAAAGGAAGATATGGGAATG CAACTTACTGATGCCCTTCTGGACATGGAGTCTGAAAAATCAATTTGGACAGCAAAGGAGAGGGCATATCTAGAAACTAATCAGAGATTGAATATTTGCCTGGATGAGAACCGCAAACTTTCAGAAGATTTGATTAAG GTGAGGCAAGAGCTGGTGTGTTGTAGAGAACAGTGCAGAACTCTGGAGGAAAAACTGGCTCTTTCCCTGGAGGGTGACATGAATGAGAAAGGAATAAAATGCTG CGAGGCTTGTAAAGGATCCGACCAAGCTGTGGAGAAAGGAAGAACCATTGATGGTGCTATAGGTGAAAAT GAACTTCAGAAACAACTTTTGATGATTACCGAAGAGCGTAATAGTTTACTTTCTGAGACACAGCAGATGAGGTTAATCGTCAATGAAGCAGAGGTTTTGAAAGAGAATTGTAACATAAAG TTAATACATGCCAAAGCTACAGTAGATGAGTTGAGCTCTAGGATATCTGTCATGGAAGTCAATATGAAAAAT GATGCTGTGGCTCATAACAAAGAGAAGACAAAGCTTCGCATGCAGATTCGGTGGCTGGAACCACAACTTGAAGCCCATCGCGGACAGCTCAAAGAAGCGGTGGATGAGATGAGGATCATGGACGCCAAATACCAAGAGGCATCCACCATGCTGAAGAAGGAGCTTTCTCAGAGCTGCCGCGAAGTTCTGAGGTTGAGAGAAATGCTTAAAGAATCACAGGGCACTCGAAACTGA